In the genome of Synchiropus splendidus isolate RoL2022-P1 chromosome 2, RoL_Sspl_1.0, whole genome shotgun sequence, the window GGTCAGCAGCATCCACGGATGGCGCCCCATGTTGACTGACTGATGGACTGTGGTCACTGCGTGGTCGGTCAGCTGCTTTTAAACCCCCCCTCAGCTGTGATAGGCAGCTCACAGGGACGAGGGAGGAACGATTGATTGTTGAAACACTTTTATTGAGGGAACAGCAGGTTCAAATATTAGTCAAGACATTTTGAAACTGACTGACGGGAAGTGTCTTTAAGTTCAGAGAAGAGTGTGTACTTTAACACCGTCAGTCAGCGCGCTGTGTGGGATCAGATCGAGGGGTGAAAATGGGCCCATGCTGGACTTTGGACACACCATTTTAAGATAGTTAAAGAGGCAGAAATGTCACAACAACAGTGGAAACCTGTTTGcaaatcagaaaaaaaggtgaatGAATCTGATTTAATTAGTAATCTGAAGATTTTCCTCACGACGGCGGTACACTGACGTTCAAAAAGTCTTTCGACAGCTTAAAAAGAACTGCAGTCTCAAGCCTTTATGCTTGGACAGGATGAGTCAGAGGACCCACAGAAACACTGACCAACTCAGCTGTCGGTCCAGAGCCATCTATGATATTAAAAGTGTCGCAAAAAAAAGGTGCCGTAGATGTTTCAGAAGAGTTCACCATCATCTTTATTGTCCGTGATCAGAATCCGAGTCGCTGTAGCACGGCACCAACGACGATGCAAAGCTTCGGTCCTTCTCCTCGACCTGCCCcccttcttcatcctcttttgTCGTGGTGCATCTCTCTTTGCTCTCCGGCTCCTCTAGTGTTTCTTCCGATAACTGTCCGTCACAATTGTTAATTTCTGAGTCCGACTTTCTGCGAGCAACTGTGGCGCAGGGTTTGGATTTGATTTCAGACCCTGCAGTTCGTCGCCGGATTAAGGGGCTCTGAGAGTTCCCCAGGGCCTTTGCCAGGGCGACTTCCTTCCCCTGCAGCCCCAGCTTGTTGAGCAGAGTTCcagcagcgccccctggtgtTGATGCTGGAGAGTTGAACCAGGAACGGGAGGAGATCTCCATTcgtttgttgtgtttcctgtCTTCATAAGCTTTCATCGGAACAATGGAGAAACTTTGTTAATGCAGAGCACACTTCTCTCCAGACTCCCACATACAAAGCATTCAACAAGACACTTCCTAGGCAAATTGAATTTGAGATATTAGCAGCTAAAATCATACTCTCCATTATGAcccataaaaataaacatcacatgagTAAActgttttctgtctctctctgtgacaCTGAGGTGCAGTGTTTTGAATTTTTCCCACAGTTGCTCAAATATTTATAGATACTACAAACTAATGTGCCTCTTAAATCCCCTTCATTTCTATTTCAGCAACCACTGCTTACACTCAGGTGTCTGGTAGGTGAGCAGAGAAGCCAGTTTCTtgtcctcttccttctctttcagcagtggAATGGACAGATTTGTCCTTGTTCTCACAGCGTCATCCTGCTCTTTCTGCTTAGCCAACGCCTTTTTCTCTTCCTGCGTCACACATACACATGGTGCAATCATTCAACAGAGTCACAAAAATATCAACAACGCGCAGTGTGTGTTTCGCCGCTTGCTTACTCTGAACTTCTTGCGAAGGGAGCTGTTGAGCTGAAAGTCGTCCTTCCAGCGAGACTGGTAGTCCTGAATCTCGATCAGTGAGGGCAGAGACTTTTTAAACTTCTCCTTGTCCGTCCC includes:
- the yju2b gene encoding probable splicing factor YJU2B, with the protein product MGERKGTNKYYPPDFDPAKHGSLNGYHKTHALRERARKLSQGILIIRFEMPYNIWCDGCKNHIGMGVRYNAEKKKVGNYFTTPIYRFRMKCHLCVNYIEMQTDPQSCDYVIVSGASRKEERWSMEENEQILTTERETKEKLETDAMFKLDHEGTDKEKFKKSLPSLIEIQDYQSRWKDDFQLNSSLRKKFREEKKALAKQKEQDDAVRTRTNLSIPLLKEKEEDKKLASLLTYQTPESYEDRKHNKRMEISSRSWFNSPASTPGGAAGTLLNKLGLQGKEVALAKALGNSQSPLIRRRTAGSEIKSKPCATVARRKSDSEINNCDGQLSEETLEEPESKERCTTTKEDEEGGQVEEKDRSFASSLVPCYSDSDSDHGQ